A single window of Triplophysa dalaica isolate WHDGS20190420 chromosome 14, ASM1584641v1, whole genome shotgun sequence DNA harbors:
- the nmba gene encoding neuromedin Ba has translation MAVRTGGGPCKYRLLFAFIMLSNVSLSTSVSLDLTELRNKVSKIKVHPRGNLWATGHFMGKKSISNSQLQETSLSSESMRNIEQQSVSPDGETEDLRELITQEVLKVALKAKLQDRKGTQDAYNQDSDFLMKLLKNYTAKRNL, from the exons ATGGCTGTAAGAACCGGAGGTGGACCATGCAAATATAGATTATTATTTGCCTTCATAATGCTTTCAAATGTATCCTTGAGTACATCAGTCAGTCTTGATTTAACGGAGTTACGAAATAAAGTTTCGAAAATTAAAGTCCATCCACGAGGGAATCTCTGGGCTACAG GTCATTTCATGGGCAAGAAGAGTATTTCAAACAGCCAGTTACAAGAGACTTCATTATCCTCAGAGTCTATGAGGAATATTGAGCAGCAGTCAGTGAGTCCAGATGGAGAAACGGAGGATTTGAGGGAGCTGATCACTCAGGAGGTGCTGAAAGTCGCTCTTAAGGCTAAACTTCAGGACCGAAAAGGGACGCAAGATGCTTACAACCAG GATTCGGACTTCCTGATGAAGCTTTTGAAAAACTACACTGCAAAGAGGAACCTATAG